A stretch of DNA from Solea solea chromosome 11, fSolSol10.1, whole genome shotgun sequence:
CTATGCATCATATTTCACGAAATGGCTATGTATCAACAGTGATTAagtataaaataattattgtcaCAGGCACAAGTGGTTATCACTAACAAACATTACAGCATTTCATTagattttttcatttctttgtctttataaTCATTGCTTTTAAGTATTGTGATGAACTACCTAGATCTGTTGTCTGAATGTTACGTTCcattgtgtaaataaagttatgAAGGAAAAAACTGATATGGGTTGCCAGGTTCTTCTTCCGGAATTGGACTACTTCTGAAGTGTTGCCAGGTATCCTGTTTTAAAGACATCAAAGACAACAAAGGAATCTCCTTATACATTTGGCTTCTGCATTTTAGAGGTAGTGAAAGCAGATTATCTAACAGACAGCAAGGGATCCCAACTTATGTAAACAATTTTTCAATGTTTCCAATTTATGGTAGCTTGACTCATTTGTTTGTCATGTGCATTTAAATCCATTTATGCAATACCTATTTACACTTATAAACCTTgcattcttttatttaattttgagggtgtccagaaaatgtgtgtataatAGTATACTTATACAAGGTAATTGTAGGACCTGGTTAAATAGCTGTTTAGAGTCAACTTATTTTAATGCTCACATGTCTCTGTTGAGGTCAGCACAATTGCCAATGATACTAtgtgttgttatgtttttttctttaaaagtagTGCGGCAGCGGAACTTTACGGTTTTGACACgcaacctggcaaccctgtgTCAGTTGAGTCAACATGGCGGCGGTAGATGTCATTGTGGATAACTTGGTGGCACTGTGGAGGATACCGACCGTCCGACGATACTTCCCGTGGGTCTTCTTGCTCATCTCGGTGGTGGGTTCTGCTCTGAAGCATCTGGAGCTGGTTCCGCAGACgtatttcagcagcagcagaaacgcCCTGAATGTGTGAGTAGCGTTAGCTTTACTGCTACCGGGTGTCAGTGATGGGGACACCTGTGGCTCAGCGACATCTGCGATCCTGAACACGGACAGATTAACACTCCGTCAGGATTGAGTCAGAATGATTCATGTCCATAGCAGCCACTTTAATATGGTTTAgtgggaaaagcacaggtgttagtgATCACATTAGCGAAGGCACTGTTCAGAACATGTAAGTCCGGTCAGTGTGACAGTGGAACAACGTGCTCCCTGACTCCCtaaggaagctaaatggaactcagccaccATGAATGTGATCATCCACACCTTTGCTTGTCAAAACAGCTGCTGTGCAAAAAGCCCATGTTATTCCCTGTGTCGGGATGTAGGTCAAAGGTAAACAATGGCTTTGTGTAGCTGTGTGTTGTGCTGCCGCTCTATAAATCAACAACAATCAAAGAAATCGAAAAAGATAACAAATACTTGTAACACTAGAGTTGAAATgcaatgtatatataattatgttttatgtggttttgtattttttttttttttaaataggaaCTGACCCTTTGATTTGAAGAAGTATTTTTTGTGATCAACTTTTTATTGTAAATTAATTACaggtaacaaatacataaaGTTGTACAACCAATGGCTTTGGAATGCTTCACATGCAACACCCAAAGACAAAACTGTTGACTGGCACTATGCCATCTGTGAACCTGAAGCAGCAACCTCATTGCATCATTGCACAATGAGCCTCCTACTTTTCCTGTAGTTGCACCAGGGCAACATATTGGCCTGAGCATATTGTTTACAGCACTGCCTATAGATGTCTCTGTCAACATTCAAATCACCAGTAAGAAAATGTCCCAGGTATTTTACTTATTTGCATATCATGAGAGGAGTGTGTTTCCTGTACTCCCTGTTTCAAACACAaagtataaacaaaacaacactgcagAAAAAATACAGGTAAACAATAAGAAAACTGTGGCGATCCCTACCTCCCTCCTCCCAAAATATccaatataacaaaaaaatcgGAATAATGactattacaattattttggCGTACATGTTAGCAAGTGTCATTAATCTAAAGCAAGGAAATAGGGATGTCACATTGATCCACATTCCTGtgaattgtgattttaaaaaaaaagcattcataAGTTAATTCTGATTAATTTCAGGATAATCATGACTGAATGAATTGTTAATAATTCATATGAGTAACTTTAAAATGCTGCTTAGCTTGCCATCATACAGTctttgaagtgccacaagggaaATCAGCAGATTTCCATTCACTCCACGTTTTAGGTTTAAACTTGAACCTTAATAAAACCTTTGAGCTCAATATACTCAGCCCAGAAATTGCATCAGCGCAGAAGTTGCATCAGACCATCAGAAGTAATTACcatgtggtccagcagagggctaATAGAGGCGaatagagccggtggaaatacgcatTGGTGTCCATTTggacattatgtggttcagtcTAGACTTTCAGTTTTCTCATCACAATTCTCCTCCATGCCTTTTAATCACTACCACTGTGTCCTCTGCTGGCAGGGTGTCAGCAATGTAGAGGACAAAATCCAAATCAACAAGCTGACTATAGGTGGAATAAGACAATTTGATTTTAGcagaaaaatgtacatttgaATTGTTTGCTACCTTGTGtaatataaaaatgaacaataaatgaGTACAGATTGAGTGAATATTGTGCTCTTCTTGTAGGTATTTTGTCAAAGTGTCCTGGGGGtggacgctgctgctgctgacgcccttcctcctcctctccaacTCCTCCTTCAGCCGGAGCGTGTCCTTCCTGGGCCGGCGGCTGCTCTCGCTGGTGGTGGCAACAGCCATCTGGTACGTGTGCACGGAGACGTTCTTCTACATTGAGGACATGACGGGGTTCTGTTATGAAACTGGCACCACGGATGTGAAGGAGTTCACATCCAAATTCACCTGCAGGCGCGCTGGCTTCCACTGGGACGGCTATGACATCTCGGGACACTCTTTCATCCTGTCCTACTCTGCTCTTTTCATCATGGAGGAAATAGCTCCTATGGCATCCATGAAGACAGCCAGCATGTCTACACTGCCCAAAATGGTTCTGAACCTGCTGTATGTGGCCTTGAATCTCATCATTATCATATGGTTGTGGATGTTTACCTGTACCTCTGTATACTTCCATGATCAGTCTCAAAAGTGGCTAGGGACCATATCCGGCCTGTTGCCATGGTATCTCACATATCGGGTTTGGTATCTCAAACCTTTCTCGCCAGGACTCCCACCTCAGCTTCACCCAAAACAAGAGAAACAGCATTTCTAACCTCCAGTCATACTTTCCAGTATGACATTGTTTCTAACATTGCAGCCATATTCAAAACAACACACTACACTTGATGTGATCTTAATCCAGGTGTAAGCTCGTCGCACTATTTTAAGTTATTCCCTCTTTGCAGAAAGGTCATTTTATACAGGAGGACTGACTTGCACTTCCTCCGTGGTGTTTGGCAGCTGCTGTTCCTAAAATGACTCATGGTAATCTGAGATAAAAGCAAGGCGCTCTTGTTTTGTCCAGCCTCAGTGTCTCACCTTCAGCTTCTGTGGCTCACACACTTGGCTATTGTTTGTCTGCCACTTTGTTGCCTTATAATGCTTTTCTCATGGATCAATAATCACAGTTTTAACATAATGTTGGTGGGAACAGTACAGAATGTTTACAGCTCCAAACTTACAGCACTGAATGTGTATTTTTGCAGACCAATGTTGATGGTTTATATTGGAAACTACCTTCAGAACAAAGTTGGATCAGACACTTTGACAACAGTGAGAGCATGTTTCATCCACAGCTCGGGTTTTAATGGAttggccctttttttttctttttctttttttaatcaaatggtTTGTAAAAAATTGTTCTGAGGATGTAGAAGATAAACCGCAACAATTTCAATACTTAACTTCTCATATGTACACTGTTGATGTAGGAAAGCCATGCGGGTTCAaatattatgcaaatattttacAGGATTAATGATTTGGTCTGAGCTGAGAATATTTCACTTTGGTCCTTGggcaaaaaaaaccttaaaaaattaTTAGGAGTCTGTCATAATGTTTGCTTTACATATTTTCCTTGTGGAACAACAACTTAATTCCATTAACAAGTGAGTTGAAGGGAATATGTGCATTTGCTCCTTTGCAATCTGTTATGCATCATCTGACTGCAAAACTAAAATATGAGTAATTATTGCCAAAAACTACACTTGAAAGTACATATTTGAACTgtcagtttgagaaccacagacAGTAACCGGTAACCAGtaacctgttttgttttttatttgttgacatCTCGTAAAGTAATACAAACCTAATTTTGTTGATTGTAAACTTATATGCAAATAAATTATGTCAGTATTTATAAGAATATTAAAAATTCTCTAAGCTAATAATTTTCTCGTGGGGACGATGGTAAATGGTTTATGGCTTAGCAGCAAAAGTAAAATAGAACTCAGAATCTGCATattccatttttcatttatttgtcattgaTGGCAACTGAATAAATTAAGGCTTATGAACAAACATTGTAAAAAGCaccataaataaatgcatatatggaaatataaaaaataacaaataaaaaaatactatagTGAAGTATAATGGCCACAATTCACAACTAGGATTCTTGACttgaactctgtgtgtgtgatctaaGAGGTACAGATCCAATCCATCATGGAGCATGATATCAGTCAGAGGGAGCAATGGAATTGTTACTTGCAATAATCCAAATGTACCAAGCTTTCACAATGTTAAGATGCTTGATGATGTTTTCCCACTTTAGGGTCATCCAATGTTTGATAGTTAACAGAATAAGTCAATGTTTTAGTGTCAGATAGTCGACATAAATGAAAACAGATATTTGattaaatcacatttgaaaATTGTACTTTACACCCAAAGTGTTTTCTGGTTCATTTCAAAGTTTAGAAAAACTCCCAACAATGTGTTCTATTCATCTTCTCTCTCGTGCCATTTACATACAACAGTGTGAAGACGATGGACCCCCATTTTTCCTAAATGTATTTCAAGGCAGAGAATGGATTCCAGACAGTTTGACCTACAATATATGCAAGGATGAATCACTACCAGGACCAAGCCTCTGCTCTACTATCTCAATATCTTTGCTACTATGTTATCCATCCCGATATTTTCCAGTCTGTGCCCAGGGTTCCACTGGCTCATAATCTGCCCTAGAGTATACGGCTGCTCTGCTTCATTTTCATATCGTACATGGAACTAGATACACTGAACTCTTGCTTTTACTCTTCTCGAGCAGTTCTCTCAACAAAAATCAGATTTACAACGGCAAGGCGTCGCTGCGAATAAAGGGGCACTCGTCTTTATCATAATTATAATCTTTGGTTCAACGTTGTCTCCCACAGCTCACTACATGTGGAGATGATGTCCTGTAGCAGGAGAAAATGGGCATCCTAAACTCTAGATTCCACACGAATAAATCTCCACCCCGAGCTTGAGCTTTAAAGCTTCAGAAAGACAAATGCACACTGTACTCTGAGTCGTGACTGCAAGAATGTCGATATCACCTTCATGCCCTGAAACCAAAAGCAGCTTAAAACTCCAGCCAGTCAGTTCAACCTAAATAGTACATGGTTCAGGAGCATTTGTAGCATGTTAAACTCAAGGGGTCTGACTAAGaaagagcaaaataaaaataaaacaaaagctcCCATTAAGAATGAACAGACTGCGGAGCAGGAAAATTACACTGCATCGACAAACAATGAGACAGCTGGCCGGGCCAGGCCAGccgagaggaggaaggaggatctttttttcccttcttcatTCTCCTCTAGCTTTCAGATGAGTCAGCTTTTTTTTACTCCTGCCCGGCTGCCCTTATTTACCCTTTTATCTCATTAAAAATTCaacacagtaaaataaatgagaCGACGTATAATTGAAAATATCTATCTGTAAGAACTAATTTGCATCTGATCTGTCAGGGGGAGCCGGCAACGAAGAAACTGTGAAGTATTGCTGAGGGACCATCTCCAACACACGATACAGTGCAGGTGCTTCGAAGGTCTGGCAGcgtaacatttaaaaacctgTGATTATTGACCAGGAGCGATTATAAATTCTGCCCCGGGGTCATCAACCTACCTCACTACACAATAAGAAAGTTGTACTCATGCAATGAAATATACATCCTAAGCCTAATTGATGCAGAATTTACAATTTCACCACGAGTGTAACTTTTCAAACACCAAGCGTCTCGACCCTGCTCCGTGACGAAGAGAGTGACAGTGGACCACTGTGTGCTGTGTAACCTGTGGTGCAATACATAAACTCTGAACTCTTTAAAATACATGATAGACTCTGAGCTcacgtgtgtctctgtgtgtgagtgactgtgtgcaAGATGTacacttatttaaaaaaggaagagaaatcCCCCATTTGCATCATTGCTGAGCGTTGGATGAGAAGACTGATACTGTCATGTCCTTTCACGTAAATATGAAGCTCCAGCCAGGAGGAGCATGTCGATCATTCAGAAAATATGAGCCctatgcaaacacacagtacaGCGGAATCCAAAACTCTCAGTCCTCGACCCCAAATCGATGTATTCTGCAggcttctaaaaaaaaaaacagtcttatCCTCTAGGCAAAGGCAGGCAGTGTCCCTGTTTTAGTGGGTCAATGTGGCAGAAATCGATGATGCCATCCATAAAGTATGTTTGTTCAAGTGTATAATTACTTGAAAATAGAAACAGTTGGGTTTTCATaaccttagaataagcctttatatgtattttaggCAATTGCCTTCATCGTGTGCCAACAAGTTTCTGAACCAGCCTTAACGgatgtgtgttttgagtttcGGAGCAGAAGCtcaatacacaaacaaagaatgCATCGGCCGACCTAATGAAGGACGAGTAACAGCAGTGGGAGATTGGAACAGTGGAGAGTTGTGAAATAGTGttaacatcctttctggtatgcaaaggccactgtagttccctgacacacttgggaAAGAGAGGGGAGCAGAGTCCCTAAGCTACACCAGCTTTTAGAGAAACGTGACCTTCAGAAAAGCAGTGGTGTTTCATAATATTCTAATAAAAATAGGGTGTTTAAAACTGTGACTCAGTTGGTCTAAACCTAAGAAGCTcaggaataaaaacacaataagtaTAACACTTCCAGCACAAGTCAATTTCCTCATATACGTTTCAACAAAAAAGATAAACTGGCAAATTTCCAAAAATGTCAGACTACTCCTTAAAAGTTTGCCTCCATCCTTTCATCAAGTCATCTGGCAGTTTCTGGCAGCACAGCATTTTTGTCACCAACATTGCTCTGTAGTTTCATCCTCAGACAGATGAAGGGGTGAACAGCAGATAATGAGTATAGTAGTGGCATGCGAAGGTCAAAAAACCCGTGTTGGTGTTCTACCGTGTTAAACATTTTCATCTGGGTTTCTACTTGAAGTTTTCAATGTAAGTGAACCTGCCTCCAACAAAAGTCAAACCAGGACTTCTGGAAATAAAACCTGATGGAGAACATGATTtaccagaaaatgtgctgtcaAGAATTTTCTTATTATGGaatgttttaatatttctttGTCTGTCCAGGTAAGTAATAGTGTTTTCTATATAGATTAAGTTTTTCCTGCAGTCataaaacattacagaaaaGTTGAAAcatcacacaaatacacagacatttAACACAACAATGGGGCATTCACtacatgtatttcttttttaaataccaGTAGGCAAAGTAGCCCATCCCTCCCAGTGAACCCATGAGAAAAGATGCCCCAAAGAAGGACGGCGGCTTCTTTTTTACCATCCGAAAGGCGTTGGGTAGGACTGCAGACAGGAGGGTCGTGTGGATGTCGCCCAAGACCTTTCGGAAAGCGTAGCGTTTTTGCACACGCACAAAAAAGGACTGCAGGTTGGATCGGCTGCCGTCCTCCCAGTATTTCTTAGAAAGTCCCAAGAACTTGAGCCTGTGCAACAAGGCTCCGAGGCAGATATCAGCTAGTGTAAATTCAGGTCCACATAGCCACAACTCACACTTTTGACCTATGAAATAAA
This window harbors:
- the fitm2 gene encoding acyl-coenzyme A diphosphatase FITM2, which encodes MAAVDVIVDNLVALWRIPTVRRYFPWVFLLISVVGSALKHLELVPQTYFSSSRNALNVYFVKVSWGWTLLLLTPFLLLSNSSFSRSVSFLGRRLLSLVVATAIWYVCTETFFYIEDMTGFCYETGTTDVKEFTSKFTCRRAGFHWDGYDISGHSFILSYSALFIMEEIAPMASMKTASMSTLPKMVLNLLYVALNLIIIIWLWMFTCTSVYFHDQSQKWLGTISGLLPWYLTYRVWYLKPFSPGLPPQLHPKQEKQHF